A region of the Carettochelys insculpta isolate YL-2023 chromosome 11, ASM3395843v1, whole genome shotgun sequence genome:
TGCAATGGTGCAGGGCCCCGAATGGCCTTTTGTAGCCTGCCTGGGCACTGTGAGAAGCTTGGATTTGCTGTGAGCTCTTGGGGAAGGGATTGTCTCACTGTGGGTCCCACAGCCCAGGCTGGCCTCCTCATGGGACGCTCTGCCGTTCTGACTAACTTCAGCAGGGCTGTAGTAGTGTATTTGAGTTCTAATCTCCCGTCTCACTGAGTTCAATGCTTCATAAAGCTCTTTTGTCACACGTACACCTGCCTCTCTGTATCTGCAGCACAACCCAGGGTGGGATGTGGTGTCCTGGAAGACAATAGTCTACTGTAAGGTAGGTAAAAGGGATTGCCTGACATGATTTCAACACCTTCTATAAGAGAGCTGATGTGCCAGGGCACTAGGAACCAAGAGAGATTTGGGGGCTGACTTTTCTATCAGGGATTTTGGTCACAGTGTCCAAAAACTCAAGTAGTCTTGACTGATGTTCCCCAGGCTTCCTTCATTGTGTTTTCAGGGTACCCTCACCTGGTTGTTGGACTAGCGTGCCCAGAATGATGGGTATTCTTGGGGGTTTCTCCCCAGCAGCGGAAGGGGAATGGGACCTAGAAGGTTAGAGCAGTAGAGACTGGGAGGTAGGACTCCGGGGTTCCATCcatggctctgggaagggagagggatctagtggctagagcaggggactgggagctcTGGCTGGGAAGTGGGATCAAATAGGTTAGAGTAGTGGGGGGTCACCAAGTACTAAAACATCACAGGTCTGGCTTAGAAATCATGAGCATCTCCAAAATAATTGGTTGGGGTTTAGCTTTGAAAAACAGAAGTTGCCGCTCTCTTGAGCTGGGCATTTCAGAGAGGCTGTGTGCCAGCCTCGGAAATCCTTTCGTCTCCAGTGCAAGGCATCACGTGCTTTCCTCACTCTCTAATAAATCTCCTGGGGGTTCCTCAATGCTCCTctgcagagcaggagctggggctcagCCCAGGTAGATGGTCCGTGAAGGGATCTTACTTCTCCCCTCTGCTTGCTGCAAACAGGGTTAAGGGCCCCTGACCCAGATGCAGGTGGAATCAGGGGACGAGTCCACTGCCCTGGACCCTCAGGACTCTGAGGAAATGGAGGACGGAGCAGGTGAGTGACGGGGTCAGTCCGTTCAGAAGCTGCCAGTGAGTGAAGCTTAGTCTACAGAGCTTAAAAGGGCAGGACTGGAGTCTAGTGGGGGAGcattgggctgggagccaggactcctgggttctgtcgcagctctgggaagggaatgTGATCTGAGCTTGGGGTGGGAGCCAAGCTGCCTGGCTTCTTTCCCTAGCTTTGACCTTGGGCCATTCCCTTTGCTTCCTGATGCCTCTGTTTGACCCTGTTCCCTTCTGTCTATTTAGATTGTGAGGTCTTTGGGCCAAGGACTTTCTCTCACGCTGTGTGCGCAGCGCCCGGCGTGGTCAGCATCTGGGATCTGTGTCTGTGCCCTTGCAGCACACGGTGTGACAAGCACCTGTGACCTTGCAGGAGTGCAGGTTGCATAGTGCCCAGTGTGACAGGCCCTTGATCCCTAGCCAGCTGTTATCTCTGCCCTGTTGCCCACCGTCGGTGCCCCAGATTCCTCCCTCCCATTCCAATGCTCACCTGCATTCTGCTCTCTCCCGGCAGACGACAGTGCCACCTGCCTCTCGGAGGAGGATTGCGAGCGGGAAGGCCCTGAGATGGTGCCATCCCACAAGATGAGGCCGGGGGTCTCCAAGGGCGATGTCTCGCCCGGTTCCCCATGGGATGTGGCTGGCCAGAGCCCGGACGTTGGGGCCCAGGTGCTGGATGGCTctggtgacctggagcaggggctggaggagcttggTGACATCATTGTGCACCGGGTGACGCAGATGGGCGTGAAGCCATGCCGGTATATCGAGGGGGGGCGCAGCTACgagctgagccctgggctggctcgccggctgctgcagctggacgAGAAGCCCTACGAGTGCCCCgagtgcggcaagagcttcaACCAGAGCTCCAACCTGCACCGGCACCAGCGCACACACACCGGCGAGCGCCCCTACCGCTGCCCAGCCTGTGGCAAGGCCTTCAGCCGCCGCTCCAACCTGGCGCagcaccagcgcatccacacCGGCGAGCGCCCCTTCCACTGCGCCGACTGCGGCAAGAGCTTCAGCGAGAGCTCCTACCTCATCCGgcaccagcgcacccacaccgGCGAGCGCCCCTACAAGTGCCCAGCCTGCGGCAAGGCCTTCTCCCGCAGCTCCCACCTGGCGCGgcaccagcgcacccacaccgGTGAGCGCCCCTACCCCTGCGCCGACTGCGGCAAGCGCTTCGGGCTCAGCTCCGACCTGGCCACGCACCGCCGCACCCACACGGGCGAGAAGCCCTTTCGCTGCACCGACTGCGGCAAGGCCTTCTCCCGCAGCTCCCACCTGGTGCagcaccagcgcacccacaccgGCGAGCGCCCCTACCGCTGCGCCCAGTGCGGCAAGAGCTTCTGCCAcggctccaacctgctgcagcaccagcgcACGCACCGCGGGGAGCGCCCCTACCGGTGCCAGCAGTGCGGCAAGGCCTTCAGCCTCAGCTCCAACCTGATCCGCCACCAGCGTATCCACACCGGCGAACGGCCCTACCGCTGCACCGACTGTGGGCGCAGCTTTGTGCTGAGCTCCGACCTCCTGCAGCACCACCGCGTGCACACGGGTGAGCGCCCCTACCAGTGCCCCGACTGCGGCAAGGCCTTCTCGCGCGCTGCCCACCTGGCCCAGCACCGCCGCACCCACACGGGCGAGCGGCCCTATCACTGCCAGTACTGCGGCAAGAGCTTCAGCCATGGCTCCAACTTCATCAAGCACCAGAGCACCCACCTgcatggctggcagccctgctggcccctcatGGAGATTGGGGAGGGCCCCCAGGATGTGGGGGCCGgcaaggaggtggaggaggggcaggcacAGCCTTAGCAGATAGCAGTGCTTGGAGCATGGGACCTGCTACGCACAGGAGAATCCATCATCACCAGCCTCCTAGCCAGATCACTTGGACGCAGCGAGAAACTATTAAACACTACAGAACCCCGCCCTGCATACAGGGGCCCCTCAGctgggaatcctcctccagcctcATAGCCAGAGGTCCCAGATGCAGCTGAGCCCCTATTCAGTGTCACAGATCCTACTTCTGCTTTAAGAGCTGCATCATGTAGCACCCACAACGTGTCATGCATCAGACTACGCTGCAGTCAGGTTCATAGCCACCTGTCCAACTCCGCCAGCCTGGCAAGTGTCCGGCAACTCAGCCCTGGCTCTAGCGCAGCCTTTTGGGCTTCTTCAAGCTTCCCTGGTTTAGAAgccagttttttgtttgttttttttggcctGATGTGAACACGGTCCCAGCAACCTGCAGATGAGACCAGCCAAGCGGTAATGGTGAGCCTGGCTGTCAGCGAATCCAGCTCCCATCTGGGCCATGGTGCTGAGTCTAGGATGAGGGTCTCTGCTCTGCCAGGGGGAGACTCCAGATAGTGGAGGCCTCAAATCTCTCAAAGGCTGAGTGAAAttcagcagccaggagccacccTGGGCCACGTCAGACTAGCAATGAAGGCAAATGCTTGCCAGGCTGGGGAAGGATTCTCCAACAGGGCCGCTCCCTCTGGGATGAGGGGAGGAAGGCTCCATCTCACGGGTGCAGCATCCAATCCAAATGTCTCTAAAAGCCATGCTCTGGGTCCAGTAGTAGAtttggagcagggacaggaatgTTTGCTGGGGAACCTCCAGATTACATGATATAGGGAGACAAGTGGGGGTCCTTCTCTCCTATTGTCAGCCATGGCATTCCCACATGTGCCCAGGTGTGCAGGGGAAGCCTCCTGTGAAGGGGGCCTTAGAAGCTGGATCCAGGTTTTTCCTTTTGCAACATCTTGCATTTGCCTGGCAGTCTCTTTTCCTCCCCTTGTACCAAAAATCAGCTTGGCTCACGCTCTACCAAGAAAGACACCAGCAAAGCCCAGATGACACCCAAGGGTAGGAGAGATGCTCCCAGATGAAGTACTGCTCGCCTCTGCTCCCACTGGCAGCATCTCCCACCTGTGAGTATGCTATCGGGGGCTGCTGGTTTGAAGTGCACCGAGAGCCAGGCTGGACGCAGGCACTGGGGGTGAGCGTCTGTGCTATGCAGCAGATTGGACAAGTGAGCGTTGTAGTTCTCCAACTTCTGTGCTGGTGCCCCCCCCTTCCCACAACAAGACTGAGTGATCCCCTTCAAAATTCAAAACACTTTTATAAGTTTTAACACTAGGATGATTGATGGAGGCAAAGCAGGGTTTGGGGTGGAGGTTTACAGCTCACAACCCCTCCGTGTAGTAACCTCATGACCCCAAGGGCTACCAGCCCCCATTTGAGAAGCCCTGCTGTAGTCTCGTCTTGTCTGTGTGCTCTTGTCGTAGTCCCTCCTTTATCCCAGTCTGTCCTGCTTCCTATCGCTTGCCCAGCTTGCTGGTATCTCTTGCTAGCACTGTAGCTTCCCCCATGACGAAGAAAACGTTTCCTGCTTTATAACGCTTTAATCACTCCGATCGTCTAGGGCTGCAGTCGCACGGAGCGATCTCTCCAAGCATCGTTCCCCTCATGTCTCAGACACATATTGCAAAGGGACAGGAGAAGTCATTGGCTATATTCTTCCAGTCTGGCTTGGGAAGACATTGAACTTGCTCCCTGGTTGGTGGTGCTCTGCTCACCGGCTGTCGCTGTTCCATAGAGGCATTCTGGAGCATGGGCAGAGGACTGCACAGGAGCAGACTCTGGACTGTCCctctgggggagccctgggaagtcTAGCAGCCAGCTAGACCCAAACCTCATGTCTCAGCACCTCTAGGGTGGGACCCCAGTAAACCATCTCAGAACATTACAGTGCAATAGGTTATTTCCTTAGCTATATGCTGTCCCACACCGTGGGCAGAACCAGGACAAACTCCCTCGCCCTCCTAGCACATCACTGTCGTGTGGTAGAACACAGATCTCAAGCCATGAGACATCACTTCCAGGCTAGCTCTTGAGCAGGGCCCTCCCTTTTGCATAGGAGAATCTTTTGAAGCTGCCAGATGGACTTGGGTGTCCATGAGGTTGTAATGTTACTTCTCTGTAGGGTGTACATGAAACCACCCATGGGACAGCACGTCCAAGCCAGAAgttggaaaaattggaaagggctGAGGGTAGAGCCTTGAGAATGTTTGGAGCGTGGGGAATCCTGCTTTGAGAAGCTCAGCCCCTTTAACTCTGCAAGACCAAGGGGTGAGTTGGTCCCTGCCTGTC
Encoded here:
- the LOC142019207 gene encoding uncharacterized protein LOC142019207 isoform X2 — its product is MQVESGDESTALDPQDSEEMEDGADDSATCLSEEDCEREGPEMVPSHKMRPGVSKGDVSPGSPWDVAGQSPDVGAQVLDGSGDLEQGLEELGDIIVHRVTQMGVKPCRYIEGGRSYELSPGLARRLLQLDEKPYECPECGKSFNQSSNLHRHQRTHTGERPYRCPACGKAFSRRSNLAQHQRIHTGERPFHCADCGKSFSESSYLIRHQRTHTGERPYKCPACGKAFSRSSHLARHQRTHTGERPYPCADCGKRFGLSSDLATHRRTHTGEKPFRCTDCGKAFSRSSHLVQHQRTHTGERPYRCAQCGKSFCHGSNLLQHQRTHRGERPYRCQQCGKAFSLSSNLIRHQRIHTGERPYRCTDCGRSFVLSSDLLQHHRVHTGERPYQCPDCGKAFSRAAHLAQHRRTHTGERPYHCQYCGKSFSHGSNFIKHQSTHLHGWQPCWPLMEIGEGPQDVGAGKEVEEGQAQP
- the LOC142019207 gene encoding uncharacterized protein LOC142019207 isoform X1 gives rise to the protein MVKLFIGNLPREATEQEIRSLFEQYGKVLECDIIKNYGFVHIEDKTAAEDAIRNLHHHKLHGVCINVEASKNKSKASTKLHVGNISPTCTNLELRAKFEEYGPVIECDIVKDYAFVHMERAEDAVEAIRGLDNTEFQDDSATCLSEEDCEREGPEMVPSHKMRPGVSKGDVSPGSPWDVAGQSPDVGAQVLDGSGDLEQGLEELGDIIVHRVTQMGVKPCRYIEGGRSYELSPGLARRLLQLDEKPYECPECGKSFNQSSNLHRHQRTHTGERPYRCPACGKAFSRRSNLAQHQRIHTGERPFHCADCGKSFSESSYLIRHQRTHTGERPYKCPACGKAFSRSSHLARHQRTHTGERPYPCADCGKRFGLSSDLATHRRTHTGEKPFRCTDCGKAFSRSSHLVQHQRTHTGERPYRCAQCGKSFCHGSNLLQHQRTHRGERPYRCQQCGKAFSLSSNLIRHQRIHTGERPYRCTDCGRSFVLSSDLLQHHRVHTGERPYQCPDCGKAFSRAAHLAQHRRTHTGERPYHCQYCGKSFSHGSNFIKHQSTHLHGWQPCWPLMEIGEGPQDVGAGKEVEEGQAQP
- the LOC142019207 gene encoding uncharacterized protein LOC142019207 isoform X3, giving the protein MVPSHKMRPGVSKGDVSPGSPWDVAGQSPDVGAQVLDGSGDLEQGLEELGDIIVHRVTQMGVKPCRYIEGGRSYELSPGLARRLLQLDEKPYECPECGKSFNQSSNLHRHQRTHTGERPYRCPACGKAFSRRSNLAQHQRIHTGERPFHCADCGKSFSESSYLIRHQRTHTGERPYKCPACGKAFSRSSHLARHQRTHTGERPYPCADCGKRFGLSSDLATHRRTHTGEKPFRCTDCGKAFSRSSHLVQHQRTHTGERPYRCAQCGKSFCHGSNLLQHQRTHRGERPYRCQQCGKAFSLSSNLIRHQRIHTGERPYRCTDCGRSFVLSSDLLQHHRVHTGERPYQCPDCGKAFSRAAHLAQHRRTHTGERPYHCQYCGKSFSHGSNFIKHQSTHLHGWQPCWPLMEIGEGPQDVGAGKEVEEGQAQP